The following is a genomic window from Gemmatimonadota bacterium.
TTGTCGCCGCCGGAGCACGCGAGTGCGCCAAGCAACGCGATGCCGAGCGCGAAGCCACGAGGGGAGGGGGAGAGGGGCATGTGGGCACTCCGGTGAGCGTGAGAGGCGGGGTGTCTACCCAACAAGCGTTGGTTCCCGGCAATCCGGCTCATTCTGGTTTCGCCCGCCGCCGCAGCCATTTGCCCCGCGCCGCGATCGGCGCCAACAATATCAGGGTGCGTTCCGCCACGCGTCCCGCCTCCAGCGCGCGGCAAGCTTTATTCCCCGTACATCTCCACCGACGACCACAACACCGGCCATCCCCGGAGCCCTTCGTGAGAGCGTCTCGTTTCATCCCTCGGCATCGGCGCTCGCCGCCGGCTCGCTCCGAGGCCCAACAGTCGTCCCGCGGCCGGTCACCGGGCTGCGCGACAACAGCCACGGGCTACCACGCCCTGGTGGGGGGCCGCGCGTCGTCACTGCCCCGGCCGACGCTCGACTACGCGACGATCGTCGTGCGGAACGGCGTCATCACCGCAGGTGGGCGCCGGCCTGAGCGCGCCGCCGGTGCCCGGTATGGGACCTCAAGGGGCTCACCGGTCTATCCCAGCTTCATCGACGCCTCGGCGGACCTCGGTGGCGATGCGCCGCCGCAGAAACGACGTGGGCCCCCGCACTGGAATCCACGGGTACGCGCCTGGTTCAGACACGACGGCCAACCTCAAGGGACGATTCCACGCGGCGCATCGCGCTTCGCTCGCTCGGCCTCCGGCGCCGCGCTCGCGGTGCCGAGGCGAAGGATCTTCCCGCGGCAACGCTTCAGTGCTCAACCTCAGCGATGCTGGCGCGCGCAAGCGATCCATGCGCCCCGACCTCGCGCAGGCGATCGGTTTCAGCGCTCCTTCGCGCTGGGCGGGATATCACCCCAACTCGGCGATGGGGACAGTTGCGCTGATGAAACCAGGCCTTCATGGATGCGGAGTGGTACATCCGCGCCTGGGGGCGTACGAGGGGAGCGGGCGCGCGTTGCTCCGCCGGAGACGAGCGAGGCGCTCGCGCCGCGCTCAGCAAGGCGGTGAAGGCAGCAGCCCGTCTTCTTCGAGACAGGGAGCGAGGAGGAATACCTCCGCGCGTACAAGCTCGCGCAGGACTACAAGCTCACCCCGTGGTTTCGGGGGAGCGGGCAGGAATACCGACTGATCGACGTGCTCAAGGGGCGCACGCAGCCGCTGGTGGTGCCGCTCGCCTTCCCCGATGCGCCTAACGTGTCGGGTCCCGAGGCGGCGGCCAACGCGACGCTGGCGGAGTTGCGGCACTGGTACCTGGCCCCGACCAACCCGGCGCAGCTTGCGGCGGCCGGTGTGCCGTTCGCCATCACGGCGGATGGTCTCTCGTCGCTGGCGCAGTTCCTCCCCAACCTGCGGACTGCCGTTGCGCGTGGGCTCGCGCCCGACAAGGCGCTGGCCGCGCTCACGACGATTCCTGCGGCATGGCTGGGGATCGAGAAGACGCACGGAACGATCGCGGTCGGCAAGGCGGCCAATTTGGTGGTGAGCGGGGGGACCTCTTCACCCCAGGAGTCCGGCGGTGCCAGAGACGTGTGGGTGCAGGGGACGCGCTAGGCGTGCCCACCGCAGGTGGATCCGCGCAGGACGTGGACGATCACCTCGTCCGACGCCGGGACCTTCAACAGCGCCACGCTGCGCCTGGAAGAGCCACTCAATCGCATTCGCGGGACGATCGAGATTGCCGGGCGTCGTCCGGTGAACCTGACGTCGGCGCGCATCACCGCCGAGACGGGGCGCCTGGAGGCGACCTTCCCCGGGGAGGCGGTGGGGCTGGAAGGGGCGATGCTGCTGGCGGGGTCGGTGCGGGAGGCGGAGTTCTTCGCCTGGCTGTCGCTGCCTAGCGGGACCGACGCCACGTATCGGGGACGCGCACCGGGACGTACGAAGGGCCTGCCCGCGGCGCCGTCGCGGTGAAGGTCCCCAAGCTCGACCTGCCGTTCGCTGCGACCCTCCATGGGGTTCGGTCGCACGGCGCCGCCGGTGCAGCCGGCGGCGGTGGTGGTGCGCAACGCCACGGTGTGGACGCAGGGGGGGCAGGGCCGTCTGGAGAACGCCGACCTGCTGGCGCAGGCCGGCAAGTTGGTCGCGTGGGGCAGAAGCTCTCGGCCCCACCGGCGCGGTCGAGATCGACGCCACGGGGAAGCACGTCACCCCTGGGCTCATCGATCCGCATACGCACTCAGGAGTGAGCGCGGTGAACGAGAGCGGCTTCGCCATTGTCCCCGAGGTGCAGATGGGGGACGTGATCACGCACAACAACATCTGGTTCTATCGCCGGCTCGCTGGCGGGCTGTACCACGATGATCAAGCACGGCTCGGCCAACCCGATCGGCAGCGAGAACGTGTACGTGAAGATCCGCTGGGGTCGCTGCCTGACGAGTACAAGATTGCCGGGGCGCCGCGGACGGTGAAGTTCGCGCTCGGCGGAGAACCCAAGCGCTCCCCACGCGCTATCCCAACACGCGCATGGGGTGCAGGAGATCATTCGCGACCACTTCCTGGCTGCGCGCGACTGCAGAAGGAATGGAAGCGCTGGGAGAAGGAGGGCAGGGATCCCGCCGCGCCGCGACCTGCGCATGGAGGCGATCCTCGACATCCTCGACCAGAAGCTGCTGGTGTCGTCGCACGGCTATCGCGCCGACGAGTTCCTGGCGCTCGTGCGCCTGGCGGAGAGTTCGGCTTCCGGATCCAGACGCTGCAGCACGGCGTGGAAGCGTTCAAGATCGCCAGTGAGCTCAAGGCGTCAGGCGTTGCCGCCGTGGTCTGGTTGGACTGGGGGCGTTCAAGATGGAGGCGTATGACACACGACGTACAACGCGCGCCTGCTGATGGAAGCGGGGCGTCGTGACGTCGCTGCATTCGGACAACGCCGAGATCTCGACGCGCATGAACTGGGAGGCAGAGCTGCTCCGCACCGGCGTCGACGAGATCGCCGCCCTCTCCACCGTCACCAACCAGTCGGCCAAGGCGATCGCGATCGACAGTCAGGTCAGTCGCTCGAATCGGGGAAGGATGCCGACTTCGTGATCTGGAACGGCAACCCGCTGTCGCAGTTCACCAAGGCCGAGCAGACGTGGGTGGAAGGCCGTCGCTACTTCTCGCTCGACGAGGACAAGGTGCTGCGCGAGGAGATCACCCGGCAGCGCGCGCAGATCATCCAGGCGGTGCTGGCGGCAGCGCCTGCGGAGAACGCGCCTGGGCTGGCGCCCCGCGCGTCCCCGTGGCACGGAGGGCTCGCGCCGATGATCCGCTCATTCCTTCTCCGACGCCTAACCCTGCGCATCATGCGCGCTCCACCGCGACCTCTCCCTCGATGCGCACCGTGCGCAGCGCTCTGCTCGCGCTGGCTGCGTCGATGACGCTCGCGCCGGTCGCTGCTGCGCGCGGAGCGCATACGACCGTCCCCCGCAGGATCGGCCCTTCGTACTGCGCGGGGCGACGATCCACACCGTCACCAAGGGGACGATCACCAACGGGACGATCGTCTTTGACCGTGGCCGGATCACGGCCATCGGCGGCGCCGAGGTGGTGGTGCCCACGGGCGCCAAGGTGGTGGATGTGAGCGGGAAGCACATCTATCCCGGACTGGTCGACGCCTACAGCACGGTCGGCATCACCGAGATCGGCGCGGTGGATGTCTCCAACGACATCAACGAACTCCGGCGACTTCAACCCGAACGTGCGCGCCGAAGTCGCGGTGAACGCCGAGCCGGCACATCGGCACCACTCGCTCCGCCGGCGTGCTCGTCGCCTTCAGCACGCCGGAGGGCGGGGTGATCTCCGGGCTGTCGTCGGCGCTGTCGCTGGAAGGGTGGACGTGGGAAGAGATGTCGATGAAGGGGGCCGCGGCGCTCAACGTGAAGTGGCCCGACCCCAACGCGCAGCCACGCCGTGGCTTTGGTGGTGGCCGGGCAGTCGCGGAGCCGGCGGTCCGCCCCAAGAGCTACGCCGAGCAGGTGCAACAGATCAAGGACTGGTTCGGCGAGGCGCGGGCGTATCGTGATGCGGTGAAGTCGGGGCAGGACGTGCGCACCGATTCGCGCTATGCGGCGATGGTCCCGGCACTCAACGGCGCGATCCCGGTGGTGGTGGCGGCCGAAGGGGCGGCGCAGATCAACGACGCGATCACGTGGGCCAAGGCCGAGGGGGTGAAGCTGGTGATCCGCGGCGGGCGCGACGCGCTGTTCGTGGCCGACCGGCTCAAGGCGGAGAACGTCCCGGTGATTCTCACATCGACGATGTCGGCCCCGGATCGGGACTACGAAGGGTACGACGGGGCATATGCGACGCCGGCCAAACTGCATGCAGCGGGCGTGAGGTTCGCCATCTCCGGCGGTTCGGGGGGGCTCTACAGCAATCGCCTGCCGTGGGAGGCCGGTGTTGCGGTTGCCTTCGGGTTGCCGGAAGAGGAGGCGCTCAAGGCCGTGACCATCAACGCCGCCGAGTTTCTCGGGGTGTCCGACAAGGTGGGGTCGCTGGAGGTCGGGAAGGAGGCGACGCTGCTGATCACGACGGGGACGCCGCTGGACATGACGAGCAACATCATCCAGTCGTACATCCAGGGCGCGAGATCAACATGATGGACATCCACAAGCTCTTCTTCCAGAAGTACCTGGAAGATCGAGCAGCAGACGCCGAAGAAGGTGGTGCCGTGAACGGTGGCGCGCGCTCACTCGTTGACCTGTGAGGCGTCGCCGCATCAACACGGCTGATTTCGGAGGATTGTCGTGATGGATGCGCTGACCCAGGAGTTCCTGATCGCCTGCGAGATGCACTCGCCATCGCGCCTGCGGGCGGTGCTGGACGCCGGCTTCGATGTCCACGCCCCGATCGACGGGACGAGTCCCGTGATGCAGCTGGTCGAGATGTACTTCCGATCGGATCACTTTCCCCACTGTCTCGCGCTGTTGCTCGGCGCCGGCGCCGAGCTCGAGGATCCGCGGCTCGCCCCCGTGCTCCTGAACGACGCGGCGATGCTGGCCGACGCGATCGCGCGCGATCCGCAGTTGGTGTCCCATCGCACCTCGCTTCGCTGCGCCTTCACGCCGCTCATCGGTGCCACGCTGTTGCACGTCGCGGCTGAGTACGGGCACCGCGCCGCCGCCGAAGTTCTGATCGCACACGGGGCTGACGTAAACGCACGCGCCGCGGTCGATGCCGACGGGCTCAACGGGCACACGCCGCTGTTCCACACCGTGAATGCCAATGCCAACCGGTCGGCGCCGGTGATGGAGCTGTTGCTGGCGCACGGGGCCCGCACGGACCTTCTGCTCCCCGGTATCACCTGGGGACACGGCTTTCCGTGGGCCACGACCTGTTTCGACGTCACGCCGATCGCGTACGCGCAGCTGGGCGCGCTGCCGCAGTTCCAGCGCGCGGAGACCGACGTTGCCGCCAATGTGATCGCCATGCTCGGCGCTGCCGGTCGCCGGATCCCTTCAGATCTCAATGTGCCTAACCGCTACCTTCGGGGCGGGTGATCCCCGCTCCCGCGCTTCGTTGCGTGCGGCTTGGTTGCGAAGGCTGAGGCGGCGGCTAACGTAGTGCGGACGCGCGCACCGCGACGAACGTCCGGCGAGCGGCGCTGACGAACTCCCGGGAGAGGCGGGTTGCACGATGGCAAAGGCAAAGTCCCTGACCGCGAAACAGCGCGAGGCGCTGCTGAGCGTATTGAAGGCCCGCTTCGAGCAGCACATGCAGCGGCATGCCGGTCTCGCGTGGGCCAAGGTGTACGCGAAGTTGGACGGCGCAGACGATCGGTTGTGGTCGCTCAACGAAATGGAACAGAGCGGCGGCGAGCCTGATGTGGTGGGAGTGGACGCCACCACGGGCGAGTACCACTTCGTCGATTGCTCGGCCGAGAGCCCGAGTGGCCGGAGAAGTCTGTGCTACGATCAGGAGGCGCTGGAAGCGCGGAAGGAGAACAAGCCCAAGGGGAGCGCGGCGGAGATGGCGAGCCGGATGGGCGTCGAGCTGCTGACGGAGGCGCAGTATCGCGCGCTGCAGGCGCTGGGCGAGTTCGACCGGAAGACGTCGAGTTGGGTGAAGACTCCCGCCAACATCCGAGCGCTCGGCGGCGCGGTCTTCTGCGATCGCCGCTACGACACGGTCTTCGTGTATCACAACGGGGCGGAGTCGTACTATGCCGCGCGGGGGTTCCGAGGGCTGCTCACGGTGTGAGTGCCCGGCGCCATGTGCGCCGATCCATGAACGGTGTGCCGGCGACGCCGCAGCACGAAGAGCGCGGCAGCGCGTGGTGGCGCGTCAGGAATTGTGTCGGTCGCGCACGGCCGCGATCACGGTTCGTAACGTGATCGCCTCAGCTTGGACACTGCTGTATCGGTCGAGACTGGCCGGTCCAGACTGTTGCGACATGGAAACCACCACTTCGACCGC
Proteins encoded in this region:
- a CDS encoding amidohydrolase family protein, yielding MLKGRTQPLVVPLAFPDAPNVSGPEAAANATLAELRHWYLAPTNPAQLAAAGVPFAITADGLSSLAQFLPNLRTAVARGLAPDKALAALTTIPAAWLGIEKTHGTIAVGKAANLVVSGGTSSPQESGGARDVWVQGTR
- a CDS encoding amidohydrolase family protein, yielding MLVAFSTPEGGVISGLSSALSLEGWTWEEMSMKGAAALNVKWPDPNAQPRRGFGGGRAVAEPAVRPKSYAEQVQQIKDWFGEARAYRDAVKSGQDVRTDSRYAAMVPALNGAIPVVVAAEGAAQINDAITWAKAEGVKLVIRGGRDALFVADRLKAENVPVILTSTMSAPDRDYEGYDGAYATPAKLHAAGVRFAISGGSGGLYSNRLPWEAGVAVAFGLPEEEALKAVTINAAEFLGVSDKVGSLEVGKEATLLITTGTPLDMTSNIIQSYIQGARST
- a CDS encoding DUF4256 domain-containing protein translates to MAKAKSLTAKQREALLSVLKARFEQHMQRHAGLAWAKVYAKLDGADDRLWSLNEMEQSGGEPDVVGVDATTGEYHFVDCSAESPSGRRSLCYDQEALEARKENKPKGSAAEMASRMGVELLTEAQYRALQALGEFDRKTSSWVKTPANIRALGGAVFCDRRYDTVFVYHNGAESYYAARGFRGLLTV